Proteins encoded in a region of the Planococcus citri chromosome 1, ihPlaCitr1.1, whole genome shotgun sequence genome:
- the eIF6 gene encoding eukaryotic translation initiation factor 6 — MAVRVQFENNNEVGVFSKLTNSYCLVAIGGSETFYSVFESELLDTIPVIHASMAGCRIIGRLSVGNRHGLLVPNSTTDTELQHLRNSLPDSVKIQRIEERLSALGNVIACNDYVALVHPDLDKETEEILMDTLKVEVFRQTVASKQVVGSYCALSNQGGIVHPHTPTNELDELSSLLQIPLVAGTVNRGSELIGGGMVVNDWHAFCGMDTTSTEISVIENVFKLGEAQPSYITTKMRSSLIDSIS, encoded by the exons ATGGCTGTTCGAGTTCAGTTTGAGAACAACAACGAGGTCGGGGTGTTTAGTAAATTGACCAATTCGTATTGTCTGGTTGCGATCGGAGGCTCAGAAACGTTTTACAG TGTATTTGAATCTGAACTTCTGGATACGATTCCTGTAATTCACGCATCTATGGCCGGTTGTCGTATCATCGGAAGATTATCAGTTG gaAATAGGCACGGTTTATTGGTACCGAATTCCACTACAGATACAGAGTTGCAACACTTGCGAAATTCTCTACCCGATAGTGTTAAAATTCAGCGAATAGAAGAACGACTGTCAGCGTTGGGCAATGTTATTGCATGTAATGATTATGTGGCTTTAGTGCATCCAGATTTAGATAAA GAAACCGAAGAAATTTTGATGGACACACTGAAAGTTGAAGTATTTCGTCAAACTGTCGCTTCGAAGCAAGTTGTGGGTTCATATTGCGCTTTATCAAATCAAGGCGGTATTGTTCATCCTCACACACCTACTAATGAGCTAGATGAGTTATCTTCTCTTTTACAAATTCCCTTGGTG GCGGGAACTGTGAATCGAGGTTCAGAATTGATAGGTGGCGGAATGGTTGTTAATGATTGGCACGCGTTTTGTGGAATGGACACGACATCTACAGAAATATCGGTaatagaaaatgttttcaaattaggaGAAGCACAACCATCTTACATTACGACGAAGATGAGATCATCATTAATCGATAG catTTCGTAA
- the Dus2 gene encoding tRNA-dihydrouridine(20) synthase [NAD(P)+]-like, which translates to MQIIFYLLIFAYINHYEMAFNDFYSNKIILAPMVRMNTLPFRLIALEQGADIVYSEEIIDHKLLRCQRRYNELLDVIEYIDKTDGNVIFQTCSKEKGKVILQIGTSCADRAARVASIMQQDVAGIDINMGCPKHFSVSGGMGAALLSNKETAQKIIQNVKKSVSIPVTCKIRVLGTIEETISFCKLMEESGVSAIAIHGRTIKERPHNQNRDSYIEAIAKELSVPVIANGGSNDIESYEDIIKFRKVTNCSSVMVARSAQYNCSVFNKDTHLELDDMIKLYLKYAIDYDNFFSNTKYCIQSMLRELQDTRRGKQFLETATVEQISEIWNMSDYYHEKKQEMKTKLSQLKEENVAGHQAKKLKIENDTSTLDAIFIRNNYQNQDDLPKSVLLRFSKKNKMPTPKYETRNSEKLFQATVLVDGKKYASTRWVKNKKFAEQEAALVCLCFLKVYDENEMRRKGLITS; encoded by the exons atgcaaattattttttaccttcTTATTTTTGCTTATATTAATCATTATGAAATGGCATTTAAcgatttttattcgaataaaatCATCCTTGCGCCGATGGTGCGAATGAACACATTACCATTTCGACTCATTGCATTAGAGCAAGGAGCTGATATAGTTTATAGCGAAGAAATAATCGATCACAAGTTACTTCGGTGTCAGAGGCGATACAATG AACTGCTCGATGTTATCGAATACATAGATAAAACCGATGGCAATGTGATTTTCCAAACTTGTAGTAAAGAAAAAGGCAAAGTTATATTACAAATAGGCACTAGCTGTGCAGATAGAGCCGCTCGAGTTGCTTCAATAat GCAGCAAGATGTGGCTGGCATAGATATAAACATGGGCTGCCCTAAACATTTCTCTGTATCAGGTGGCATGGGTGCTGCGCTTTTATCAAATAAGGAGACAGctcaaaaaataatacagaaCGTGAAAAAATCAGTCAGCATTCCAGTAACGTGTAAAATACGAGTTTTGGGTACCATCGAAGAAACgatttctttttgtaaattaatggAAGAAAGCGGTGTATCAGCGATTGCTATTCATGGAAGAACTATAAAAGAAAGACCACATAATCAGAACAGAGATTCTTATATCGAAGCAATTGCTAAAGAACTTTCAGTTCCTGTGATAGCCAA TGGTGGTTCAAATGACATCGAAAGTTACGAAGATATTATTAAATTCAGAAAAGTTACGAACTGTAGCAGCGTAATGGTGGCCAGATCTGCTCAATATAACTGTTCGGTTTTTAACAAAGATACGCACTTGGAATTGGACGATATGATAAAATTATACTTGAAATACGCCATAGATTATGataatttcttctcaaatacGAAGTACTGTATTCAAAGTATGCTCAGAGAATTACAAGATACTCGCAGAGGTAAACAATTCCTTGAAACTGCTACAGTTGAACAAATCAG TGAAATATGGAACATGAGTGATtattatcatgaaaaaaagCAAGAGATGAAAACAAAACTGTCACAACTTAAGGAAGAAAATGTAGCTGGGCACCAAGctaagaagttgaaaatagaaaacGATACTTCGACATTGGATGCGATATTCATTCGtaataattatcaaaatcaaGATGATTTACCCAAATCAGTACTTTTAAGATTTTCAAAGAAGAATAAAATGCCTACTCCAAAATACGAAAcaagaaattcagaaaaattattccaagCAACGGTGCTGGTGGATGGGAAAAAATACGCTTCGACTAGATG GgtgaaaaacaagaaatttgCTGAGCAGGAAGCAGCGCTGGtttgtttatgttttttgaaagtgtacgatgaaaatgaaatgcgAAGAAAAGGTTTGATTACGTCATGA
- the LOC135832665 gene encoding coiled-coil domain-containing protein 130 homolog — translation MGERKGTNKYYPPDYDPKIGGLNKFRGTHALRERARKIHLGIIIVRFEMPYNIWCEGCNNHIGMGVRYNAEKKKVGMYYSTPVYQFRMKCHLCDNHFEIKTDPGNLDYVVVNGARRQENRWDPTQNEQVVPETRETSRKLFDDAMFKLEHKNNDANTSKKSAASLNKLLDRQESVWKDDFAANSILRAKLRAGKKERLAVENANAAVSKRLSINIPLLAQNEEDNKLASLLMLKQSIQTPKTKSGKNRSESYDKFDETSATKFQPSSSKTKPVSSLVSDMYGSDSSSE, via the exons ATGGGTGAACGGAAAGGTACAAACAAGTATTATCCACCTGATTATGATCCAAAGATCGGAGGACTCAACAAATTTCGAGGCACTCATGCTTTGCGTGAGAGAGCCCGAAAAATTCATCTAGGAATCATCATCGTACGTTTTGAAATGCCCTATAATATCTGGTGCGAAGGATGTAATAACCACATTGGTATGGGTGTAAG gtataatgcagaaaaaaagaaagtggGAATGTACTACTCGACTCCTGTTTATCAATTCCGGATGAAGTGCCATTTATGTGATAACCATTTTGAAATAAAGACCGATCCAggg AATCTAGATTACGTCGTTGTGAACGGAGCTCGTAGACAAGAAAATCGATGGGATCCTACGCAGAATGAACAAGTTGTACCTGAAACTCGAGAAACGAGTCGAAAACTTTTTGATGACGCCATGTTCAAATTGGAACATAAGAATAATGATGCCAATACGTCTAAAAAATCAGCCGCATCGTTAAATAAACTACTGGATAGACAGGAATCCGTATGGAAAGATGATTTCGCTGCTAATTCGATCTTACGAGCCAAACTAAGA GCGGGTAAGAAAGAACGTTTGGCGGTTGAAAACGCAAATGCTGCGGTATCAAAACGTTTATCGATAAATATCCCTTTGCTGGCTCAAAATGAAGAAGATAATAAATTAGCATCTTTGTTAATGTTGAAACAAA gtaTTCAAACACCAAAGACAAAATCGGGGAAAAATCGCTCAGAAAGTTAtgataaatttgatgaaacatctgcgacaaaatttcaaccatctAGCTCAAAAACAAAACCAGTTTCCTCCCTGGTGTCGGACATGTATGGGTCAGATTCCTCATCCGAATGA
- the LOC135832667 gene encoding uncharacterized protein LOC135832667, with translation MNNSGATVFPGQHTTTTTISSTTEAQINPNIRFDRDYLSKIDGQIRILEIVLSCIALFFIAYANTYTPDRTTFLETVCVSAIWWNTIFVIFYLFHVIEKFYKIPWLIVEAISAVSFGALFFLCGLLSIAWIFTYSAFIVMLFAAVVLTALFAYDAYLKWLAIQEGQIAQGRIINQVTEVNQSGFRY, from the exons atgaacaattcgGGTGCTACTGTTTTTCCCGGTCAGCATACCACAACAACTACGATATCCTCAACCACTGAAGCTCAGATCAATCCTAATATACGATTCGATCGtgattatttatcaaaaattgatggtcAGATTAGAATATTGGAAATA GTGTTAAGCTGCATCGCATTGTTTTTCATTGCGTATGCCAACACGTACACGCCCGATAGAACCACATTTTTGGAAACCGTCTGTGTTTCAGCTATCTGGTGGAAtactatttttgtaattttttacctgTTTCACGTAATCGAGAAGTTTTATAAAATACCGTGGTTAATAGTT GAAGCCATAAGTGCTGTATCGTTTGGAGCTTTGTTTTTTCTGTGTGGTTTGCTGTCAATTGCCTGGATATTTACATATTCAGCTTTCATTGTGATGTTG tTTGCTGCTGTAGTGCTGACAGCACTGTTTGCTTACGATGCTTACCTCAAATGGCTAGCGATACAAGAAGGGCAAATTGCGCAGGGACGAATTATCAATCAAGTTACAGAAGTTAATCAGTCAGGATTCCGTTATTAA